GAGGAACCTTTGGAATGGGCTGGTCAGAGACCATGGCAGTCCCCAGCCCCACCGTCCTCTCTCGACTGGATGGTCAACCCCACTTGGTATATGGGGGAGACATTGCCTTAAAGggttcctcttcctctccctagAAAGCCAAGTCTGAGCTTGTCAGTGAAGTGTTGCTGCGCTGGCATGCGAGTGGATTACATCTACCCACCAGAGCAAGTCTGTGAGGGGCAGCAGCTTTGacatctctctcttcccccccagtGCAGGGACCCAGAACTCAGGGTGTAGAGAGCTAAAGTTCTGGTAGCATCTCTGTGGGCTCATATCCAGGGTCTCCCTTCACTGACTCTGAGCCACAGGCTCTAGTAGTGAGAGCAAGCTGTCTCCTTTGTTTTCAGCGAGGATAATAcatgggagccagaggagaaTCTCGACTGCCCCGACCTCATCGCAGAGTTTCTCCAGTCCCAGAAAACTGCGCATGAGAGTGAGAAATCGGAGGGGAGTAAACGCAAAGCTGAGTCTGACACAGAGGACAGAGGGGAGGAGAGCAAAccaaagaagaaaaaggaagaggtgaggcaagacagctggggagaagctctccagcccctcacctccaggGAGAGTTGTTCCTGGATTCATCACTAGTCGGTAGTAGTGAGagaagagggcagggagccagccctcTGGTTCTAGGTGCAGCACTGCTGCAGACAGCCTGTGATGGtagccagcccccttccccactcaAAATAGGTGATAGTGGATGCCAACCCCAGAGAGGGGCTTGTTGTGTCTGGGAAGTGCTTTAAAATCCAGAGCTGCCCCAAAATGTTCTTTCTCTTCTCCCATTCcctgctcaggggcagggggTCAGAGATCCAGCCACCCCTCCCGAGCCCCAGGGGTCAGCTGATAAGTCTGAGGCAGTGCTTAGAACCAACCTGAGGTGCCCTCCTGGGATAGTGGGCAGAGTGCACCAGTGCAATGACGGTCCCCACACCAACCCCAGGAGTCCCTGACTATGGGGAAATAGTGTCCAAAGGGGACTGGGGTGCCGGTCACCAGGACAAAACAAAGGAAGCGGGtgggggcacagagcagcaaaCCCAGGCAGTGCCCGCTGCCCCCAAGGGTTGGTGGAGTCTGCAAGTTATGTGCAGACGAGAGAGAAGAAAAGGGCCTCACTGCCACGGACAGCATGGGCATGCGTCTCTCTCCTGGTCCAGCTTCGTCCTCTTGGCCTGATGACTAGTGGCAGGAGGGAGTTGCCAAGCAAGGTTTCAACTTTGTATGACCACAGCCAGGGAGATCAAACAAGTCCTTTTCTGTACAtcatgggcagcagcaggcaagccccactgctctgcctcagACCTTGCAAACCTCCTCGTAGTTCGTGGGGCGTTGAGCATGCACAGCCCATTCCGCTCTctgcagacacacacagcctgaggggTGCCCAGTCACCCACTCAACAGTCCTCCAGCGAAGTCTGCATCATTGATGGCACAGCAGCTCACGCATGCGCCAGCAGCTTCTAAAAATGTCCCTCTTTGTCTTTCAGTCAGAGAAACCACGAGGCTTTGCCCGGGGGTTTGAACCTGAGCGGATCATTGGTGCCACAGATTCCAGTGGGGAGCTCATGTTCTTAATGAAATGGTGAGTGTCCGTGTCCATCACTTTCTTCACTTACTCTGGCCAGAGAGACAAGGAGCGGCCCCCCCGGGGCGGCCTGGCTAGCTGGCCTGAAATCTCTCTCCATGGCGCTGTCAACAGGCAGAACCTTTGAGAGTCCTGAAGTCTCTGCCACAGGCACTAACTTGGGCAGAGGAAAGCCTCCTGTTCTGTGCCTGGAATAGAGCCGCACCAGACACAGCTTCCCCCTCAGTTGTGTCAAGGAGCACTGGGGCAAGAGGCATCTAGGTCTGTTTAATCCAAGCTGTGGCCAGAGGTGGGAGCTCCTTGTCTCGCTGGGTGTTGCCTACTGCAGCTGAGATGTATGGGGACAGGTCTCCAGCTTTGACCACTGCTCCCCACAATCCTCTTGTTTGGTGGGCTTCCTGTCCTTCAGCCATTTGGAGTGTTGCGTGGAAAACCCATCTGACTGAGGCCTTCCTTGACGTACCTGCTGCCTCTCGGATCACTCCAGTGATATCTGCTTCCAAGTCCCTTCACTGTACCTCTGCTTCACCCTGTAGGAAGAACTCTGATGAGGCTGACCTGGTCCCTGCAAAGGAAGCCAACATCAAGTGTCCCCAAGTGGTCATCTCGttctatgaggagagactgacaTGGCACTCGTACCCCTCGGAAGACGACGACAAGAAAGAGGACAAGAACTAAGATGCTTGTTCTGGCCAATCTCTGTACAAAGATCAGATCAGACTGGGTTTGAGCGATGGTGAGAATGCACCTCAACTTAGAGAAGAGGTGGCTTGAGAAGATGCCCTTTGAAGAGTGTGGTttctgtgccctgcagctgctcaAGTGTTCCATGTAGCTCAGTGGACACCAGTGTCCAGCTTCAAACCagccggaggggaggggggaggggtcaTGTTTCAAGGCTGTTTGTTCTGCAGCTTTCTGGAGAGGAAGCGAGAGCCCCTTCTGTGAAGAATGGTTCCTGGTGATGGGTaggctggggaaagggagagCAGACGGATACTGCATGTTCTTCAAAGACCATCTCAGCAATCCACAGCCTTCTTCCCCATAGTGTTAACTCTGCATTTTTACAGCGTAGCATGTGTGTAGGTTTTTCTTTTTGCTATTACTGGTGTatgtttgtggggggaggggggtccttttgTTTAATGGGGTGGGAGGTGCGGTTGACAGTGTTCCAGATCCATGACCAGAATCCTTTTTTATAATCCTCTTTAACTTAAACCCCCAAGTATTGATAATAGGACTAGGGGGCAGAGACAGTTGTATGAGTGTGAAGCTGTGAATGTCCCTAGTGCTGTTGTGGGGAGGCATGCAGCAAAGGTGCAAGCCTGTAATTAGCAATGTCTCCAGACACACAACTGCCAGGGCTGCTGACATGTGCATTGTGAGAGGGAGGGAATTGGTGCCAGTTCCCTTCACAGCCTTTCTGCCCCTTTTCCGTTCAGGTGCTATTTCGTGACATTAGAGAAAGTTCTGATTTCTCTTTGATTTCTTCTCAACCCCAATGGGTTCTGTCCAGCCAGCAGCATTGGGAACTCCTTTATTCTCTGTACGTATGTGATCTGTGCCTCCCTGTTTTTAATCCTATTTGTGTAATGTGGGAGGGAGATGAAATCAGTTCAGAATCCTCCATCACAAGTGATTTGTTTTCAAACCCAAACTTCAGCACCGGAGTCAGCTCCGTTCCTCTGCTgaaattttttaaatcaaacggatttattaaaaatactgaaatatttaatgTTTGGAGTCATTAGCGCTCCTGCAGGCTCCTGGCACCTCCTTGTAGGGTGATCTGTATCTAGAACTGCATTGTACAAACCTTTTTTTAAACGCATGTGTTTAGGTTTCTGTGAAAACATTGTTTAAATGTAAAGTAAGTGTTTGGATTTTAACTTCATACCAAGCTCTGTCCGTTTTTTGTCTCAATAAAATTTTAGATTTATAATCCTGATTTTACTTCTCTCTCTAAATTGCTCCCTTCTGCAGCTGTTGTGATGGAGTCTTCCACAAGCATAGAACAGTTAACGTGTTGCTGCAGCTGTCTGCTTTCAACAGGCCTGGATTGCTGGTGCAGAATGGTTTATGGGCCTGTGCCTTTGTAAATCAGGTGGCAACGGAGGCAAGAATTCAGACCAGACAGCAgcctatttatttttactttccatCTGAAGGGAGCAAGTGTCTGGGAGGTTAGTGTCAAGTGCAAGCTCCTGAGTCAAATCTCCTGGGGCTCTAGCGTTTCCTGTAAAGGAGATGCGCCTTGATTTTGGTAGTCTCTGACCAGTGAGTGTTATGTCTGGATACAGTTTGCAGCAGTGGAATTGCATGACCATATATATGTAACATCACACCTTCCCATGCTCTTCCCTGCTTTGCCACTGTGTGGGGAGGTCACTTAAGTAGACTGGGCTACATTTTCCCAGAACCTGGGAGCCTGTCCATGAGGCTTCCTTCGTGTGACAGCCAGTGctgttacgaggaggagggaggaaaaattattctccttggcctctgatgataggacaagaggcttaaattgcagcaagggagatttaggttagacatcaTGAGAAACTTAGTAACCATCAGGGTGGTAAATCACAGGAgtaaattgctgagggaggttatggaatctttGTCACTGGAGACAGAGAAACACCCATCAGGTATGATTTGGTGCTCAGTCCTGTCGTGAGTGCAgtgactggactggatgacctcttgaggtcccctccagttcttgaATTCTGTGCCGTGTCATCAGCTTTTACCTCCCTTTAGCAGTGCTTTTTATAAAGGTCTCTTAATGGGGCCAGGGTCCCAGGAACTTCAAAACAAATCATACCGTAAAGCCTCCCTGAGTCCTGTACTGACCCATTAGGACTGACAGAATGTTGCAAACTGGCAAGCAAGAACACACGTCAAGAGTTCTGCATCACAACACTTACGTTGGCATTTTGTTTTGGCCACCTCACATGTCATGGTAGAATAGGAAATGTGCTGTTGCCTCTTCTGACACTCTTTGAACCTTAACACTGGGGTCTGCTGTTACTGGGAGGCAGACCCAATGGCCGAGACATTAGGTTTTGGAGTTATGTAGTTAGGGCAAGAAGAAAGAGTGAGTGTCTAATTGTTGATGGCCAATGACAGCAGGgtcagccaatcagagggctgCTGGTTTAGTGACATGAAACTACAGCcaaaggtatcagagaggtagccctgttagtctgtagcttcaagaacaagaagtcctgtggcacctgatagactaacagagattttggagcataaacttttgtgggcaaagatccactttgtccgatgcatgagtggggttgtGCACCTTCTGAAGtcctgcccacaaaagtttatgctccaaaatgttagtctgtaaggtgccacaggagttcttgttctCTACAGCCAACTGGAATCCAGGTTATATGTGCACTTTGCCTCTGCTGGGGCAGTTGAGGGTGTTATGCCTGTATTAGTGTCCAGCCAATGGAAGGTAGTAAGGGTTGGATTCCATAAAGGGTTCTGGTGAAATAAATTGCAGCAGGTAGCAGAAGAGGCTTTAGTGTAGTCAAGTGCCCATGGACTAACTTGCTTATGAACAGGCTGTCTGGCTTTCCTCCTAATAATGTTAATCCTGCAGCAAGTGGCTGGaatggggcagggactgatgaGCTAGTGTCTATTCCCACCACTATTAGGAGTGGGGCTTTGAGGGACTCTTTCAGGAGAGCAGAAATGATTTCCCCAACAGTCAACAACACCAAGCCTTTCACCAGAATCCTACATTGTCtaggggaagttggggtggggaggctgccctCCAGGTGCTTAATGAGACTGTTAACATTGAACTGGCTGGCCCCAGGGGTGAGTAACAACAGAACAGCCTGATGCCTGTTAGAAATgacattccctcacagctctTGCTGAGAGCATAGAAACAATCAGTGGAGAAATACTGCCTGCTTTTGAAAACAAAGAGCTCCACTTCACCTGATTacagagcagcagggaagcagcttgAGCCATCCCGTGCTGCCTGAGGGGGAAGGCAGCAAGAGAGATTGTTGGTTAAGCCCCTTCCCCTCTACCTCGAGTTTGTATTAAGAGGCCAAAGTCTGGCTGCCCAAAGTGACACTTGACAGCTTTGGGCAAACAGCCCAGAAGTGAATGGAACTGTCAGGGAAATATTCCTCTGACTTGCTGCTTTGAAACTCTCTGGCATTTGAGGCAGAAGTAGCTTTTTTTTCACTTGTGGTCTGtgtgctgggcaggctgggaAATTCTGACTAACTCTCACAAGCACAAATTTCAACCTAGGCTCAGCCacaaaggtggggaaaaaaataccctgTTGGAATTGAgccttcccccactgctttctGCTGGACATCAGCTGCAAATTAAGAACCAGTTCCATGGTCAGACAcacaggttctctctctctctctgtggtctCAGGAAAGTTAATGACTTGAACTTGCCTTTCATACAAAAAAGGAGGAACCTCTGCTCTCCCAATCTAGCTTTTAACTGAGCATTGAGAGCCTCTGGTGAAAGGTACCATCCCCAGGCACCATCAGCAGTTGTAAAATGAaatcctggaaccagccctgggGTAAGTGAGCTTTGAGCTGTAGCTCTATTTGCTCATTTTACAACAGAGTTCACAGGGGCAGGCTCCAGCCTAGAAGGATGAAGGCTAAGCAGGAGGGGGGCAGCTCCCTCTTGTAAGCATTTACAAGAGCCAGGGGCTCACCTGCAAATGCTTATATGGCTCCTGCTTAGGTGAGTTTCACCCAACAGGGAGAAAGGTGGGAAAAATGTAACAATTGACAGGGTGTCTCAGCTCTGTGTGCAACCTTGGAAAATACTTCACCCTGACTAGCTCTCAAACCAGGAATGCCCCTGTTGCGTCAACTCCAAGTAGTAGTACCTCCTCGGGAGACAGCAAAATTTAGAGTGGAACTACCAAAACTCCTCTTGAAAAATGCATCTGGCGGCATTTCTAATACTTAAACAGTTTTACATTATCTGCCTTATCTCCATTCACTTTGGAGCAAAACTGGAGTGGTTCAAAGTCCTCACAGAAAGACACACTCATTCTGTGAAGGATGTTCTAAATCCTGCAAAGAAACCTGTTGGTCTCACGCAAATACTTTTGTATAAAATCTTCACTTTCCTCAATCAGGGGTGGGGGCCTAGTTGCTATTTTGATGCACTGAGTAACAACAGTGGCAGAGATAATTTTGGAAACTTCCATCAGTTGCATGGCTTCTAAAGCTGGTGAGACTTGTTTGCACAGGAGGCCCCTTCTGCCCTATGTAGGTATTGCTCAGACAACCCTGgcagtgggtgctgtgctaatcagcaggctgcatttgaatttctcctgagcagccacaagAGCAGCCTGCTTACATGGaactctgctcctgtctcctaCTGCTCGCTAAAGGGAATGAACAAGTTTATGTAAAGTATCTGGCAGACTGTCATAACAACCTGTCACCCTttagccatggctgctgctgagAAGTGGGGGGTTCCTGGGAGCAGAACAGCAATGCTGCCTTGGCCTCTGACACTTGACACTTAATAGTAATGGATGGCCCTGGCTCTGTTTTAGGCTGCATACACAGAAGCAGGATGCCTGGTTTCTTTTCATGACTGTCCATGACTTGCAGTACGAGCTTAGGACAGAACACACCACTACTGCAACCTAGGTCTGTACTTTTCCCTCTCTGGTTTAATCAGCAGTCAGTTGGTCATACCGAGAAATAGAGCAACTTGTTGCTTATTGAAATAGTCCACAGTAGGCTGCAGTGTTTGCAGCGTGAGGTTATTCCCCATGGCAGGCTGCAAGCATCAGTCCAGGGCACATGCTCCCCATAATGTAATACAGCTTGTCTAAGGGTACCTCTAACTACCCCATAGATTGACTCAGTCAGGggtgatcttccagggtttgatttcacatgcctcgtggggacacgtgaaatcaaactagCAGGGGTTGACAGTCAAGCCCCTGTACACCTCAAatctcaaggagtaagggaggtggatgggagactCTCCTGTCCATCaccctgacaaaagcccagtaaGTCAATCACAGCTACACAGATTCCAGCTAGGCCACTtcccatagctggaattgcatatctacaatcaattcaaggtctagtgtagatctggcctaagcTGCTATCAGGACTGTGTTTTTGACTTGACTGGCACTAACCTCTCTCCTATTCCTCTTCCCTGTCGCCAGCTCTTGTCCCAAGAATTTCTGGAGAATTGCTGCAGCCAGAGGCAAATCAGGCCTTGCTGTCACTTGCAACTCAAGGGAGCCCTGCCAAACCCATCACATACTAAGTCACCCCTCTGCCAAACTACTGCTGAGTAGGTAGCAAAGGAATTGGGCTCAAGGAAGCCCTGCATGTGACCACTGAAGAGCCCATAACAGTGCACACCAAGTCCCTCTTCATTCCTGAGTTAACCCTGCCAAAAACCTCTCTATACACTTGCCCAATGCAAGAAGTGGTCACAACTCTGCCCCGCTGACTTTGTCCTAGGGGAACCGTTCTTGCATTTCATTTGTACTTGCAGAGTGCCCTGCATTTCTTTTTGCTAGACAGTTGAGACTGCTGCACATAGGTGGCCAGCAGTCCTGCTCCCAATATATGCTCTCCCAAGCCACATCACTCTGGGCAGGGAAGGAGGTAAGATTTTAGCAACTCGCAGTTGCCGTACAAAAGGCAGCTCGTCTGAGCAGCTGTTTTCCTTGGAACATCCCTACTTGAGCCCACCCTCCCTTTCATGCTGTTTTTCCTTAGTTTATCCCCATCAAGAACCACCTGCCCTCAGACGGCTGGGGAAGATTAAGGCCTCAAGGGTCCTGAGCAGTTGATAAAGCATGAAACCTTTTAACCCACTAACCCAAGTCTGTAGCTTTAGTTTACCAGAATTAAGTTCAGTTTGGTCAGGGACACTGATGAAAGCcttacagcagcagctgctgcctgctggaggGTATCCCAGCACACTTAAACCAGATACACAATTCCTTTGaggatattttattttaaaagtctgaACCAACAGTGAGGGAGGCACAAACTGAGGTAGcaccaagcttttttttttttttttttttttttttttaaagtgatagGCTCTCCTTTCTCCTGGGGAGGCACCTGTTAGCTAGAGGCTGCAAAGAAGCCCATTTAAAGGGTTTTTTTATAGTTAGGAATAAGAATTAACCCAACTCCCAACCCTTCAATAGTTAGGCCCAGTTCATGCTCAAGGGACAAACCAACTTTAGCCCCAGAACATCTGGCCATGGAGAGGAAGCAATTGTTGCCGAAAGGGCAGTTATACAGGAAAGTGCCACATAGGGTCATTAATATTTTAACTTCCCTTCTTCTAAAAAGAAAGACTCCATGAAACAAATGCACATACAGTGAATAAGCTATTTTATTTTTGTCCTGTGCTCAcactctcttctcctctccctgaCAGGTCACAGATCATTAAAATAAAGTCTCTAagaggaaaataatttaaaacatacACTCACAGCTCTGTtccaacctccctgcccccagccacctctCCACTACTTGTGCTTCATCTCATCCATGTAAGAAAGTAAAGCCATTGAGACACGGAAGTTAAGGTGGTCCTAGCTGGCCCACCTCCTACTGTTCCACATGAGATCATGGTACAGTGAACATAGTAACCGAGTGCCCTAGAGCTCTCGTCATGATGCACTCTGACAAGATGCAGCCGCTTTTGAAACAGCCTGGAATACATGTTTTAAGACTGATGTCTTCTCCTTCTGCAGTGCTGTAACATGAAATCAAATGTCTGCAGCAGACCTCTGCCCTCACTTTTCACTGCAGACACTGCCTCCCTCACCCTGGTCTGCATCGGATGCACAATCTCCCTTCCTAGGTCCTCACACCATATTACGtgcacaggaggggctgggaaagCCATTTTGCTTTTCAGTTGCTGGTAAAGTCAGTACACGCCCAGCTGTGCTATACTGTAAATACAGCTCCGAGCATTGCCTTGGTCTCACAGGCCAAGACCATCAGCAATCCCAGCACtagggcttctctctctctcactcaacACAAGCACTCCAGAGCCTTTTGGGAAATCAGGGCAAAAGCCCTAACAAACGAAGCGTGGTTAAGAAACAGGAATTCTGACGGCTATCTACTTCTATTTTAACAAGCCCACTTCCTGGGGTAGGAACCATCTGCCCCCCTTCTTGTGTTGTATGCCAACCAGAATTGCTACACCCCAACACTATACGTGTCTCCTGTCAGGCTGTCCAGCAGCCAGttccacagcctcctgcagctgGAAAGGAACTGACTGCAGGCAAGCTTTAGACTCAACTGCACCCACCCCCTTCGGCCCCAAGCGGATCCTCAGCCAGTCAGTGGGAGAAGACAGCGTTTGCATGCAGACTACTGCTTGCCATCTCATCTAACACCAGGATGCTGGCTCATTGGCAGTGACATGCTCGTGAGGGATATATCATCACACTGGTTCTATTAACCCTTTCCAAGTCCACCTACCCCAAAGATGTTGTGCAGTTGCTAAGGTCCACTGCCCAGGAAGGGTTAACAGCTCCTCCAGAGATGGTAGGAGCGCTCTCCTTCCTCCTAGCCCCGTCCATGGTTACTCAGACTGGAAAGGGTTAATGAATGCCTCACCATTTGGTGTCTGTGTGCACACTGGTCTGATCTAGGAAGGGAAGTTGGTTACGGGAATTAAATCAGGTTCTCTCACACACCAATGTCAAAACTGGTTCAAAAAATAAACCAACTACCTGAAGTCACAGAACTTTGGAAGTTCGGAAAAGTCTCTCTCCTCTAACTTTAAGTTCATTCGCGTAAATCTTTTTTAAAGCCAGTTCCTAAACAGTAGTTTCTC
The sequence above is a segment of the Carettochelys insculpta isolate YL-2023 chromosome 28, ASM3395843v1, whole genome shotgun sequence genome. Coding sequences within it:
- the CBX1 gene encoding chromobox protein homolog 1; amino-acid sequence: MGKKQNKKKVEEVLEEEEEEYVVEKVLDRRVVKGKVEYLLKWKGFSDEDNTWEPEENLDCPDLIAEFLQSQKTAHESEKSEGSKRKAESDTEDRGEESKPKKKKEESEKPRGFARGFEPERIIGATDSSGELMFLMKWKNSDEADLVPAKEANIKCPQVVISFYEERLTWHSYPSEDDDKKEDKN